The nucleotide sequence ACCACAGTCGATGCTGCTGGAGCGGATCAGACGGGTGAAGCTGTGACTCCCCGCGGCAATCCGCAGACGGGACCGATTCATGTCGCAGAAGCAGAACCCGGCGATACGCTGAGGGTGACACTTGATCGAATTCGTCCCAATCGCAGCAAAGGATGGGCGCGATCCGTTGTCGCTCCGAATGTTGTCGACCCGACATACGTGGGACAATTACCTGAGGCGCCACTGTCCGAATGGACGATTGATGAAGAGGAAGGGACGGCCACACTGACGTCTCCGCCGAATCAACTCGGCAAGTTGACGATTCCCCTTGAGCCCATGCTCGGCTGCTTCGGTGTGGCTCCTTTTCGGCAGCAGGCGATCTCAACCGCGACTTCCGGAGAACACGGTGGGAACATGGACTACCGCGGCTTTGTTGCCGGGACCACTGTTTATTTTCCTGTGTTTGAACCGGGAGGACTGTTCTTCCTGGGGGACGGGCATGCTGCGCAGGGAGACGGAGAAATTGCGGGAACGGGTATCGAAATTTCCATGGACGTGACAGTCACGCTCACCGTTCTGAAAGGTAAGTCGATCGGGTGGCCGCGAGGTGAAAACTCTGACTTCATTTTTACTGTTGGCAACGCCCGTCCGCTGGACCAATGCCTGCAACACGCGACAACAGAGATGCTTCGCTGGCTCCAGCAGGACTACGGCCTCGACCCGATCTCTGCCAACCTGCTGCTCAGTCAGTGCGTCCGGTATGACCTGGGAAATATGTTTGATCCTGCGTACACGATGGTCTGCAAAGTTCCCCGCAAGTACCTTCCGAACCGAAATCTCAGCCCGACGACCTGACGAATCGTGCTGTCGAAGTGGATTGAGTGACGCATCTGGATGGCGAATTGGGAAGCATCCAGATGCGGCGCTCTACAGGTTCC is from Schlesneria sp. DSM 10557 and encodes:
- a CDS encoding acetamidase/formamidase family protein; amino-acid sequence: MHHQLIPTCYHRSLGPYSPVLNVRSGDTVSTTTVDAAGADQTGEAVTPRGNPQTGPIHVAEAEPGDTLRVTLDRIRPNRSKGWARSVVAPNVVDPTYVGQLPEAPLSEWTIDEEEGTATLTSPPNQLGKLTIPLEPMLGCFGVAPFRQQAISTATSGEHGGNMDYRGFVAGTTVYFPVFEPGGLFFLGDGHAAQGDGEIAGTGIEISMDVTVTLTVLKGKSIGWPRGENSDFIFTVGNARPLDQCLQHATTEMLRWLQQDYGLDPISANLLLSQCVRYDLGNMFDPAYTMVCKVPRKYLPNRNLSPTT